From Anastrepha obliqua isolate idAnaObli1 chromosome 3, idAnaObli1_1.0, whole genome shotgun sequence:
ccgcttgctgcagtgtacaaaaatagtatcaaaacattaaaaaaaaaaatttttttgtacaccttctgatacctttaataacatatcaaAAAATCAgaccgattgaattttattttccctctaaaaaaatgtcccaaacatggcctcaaaaaacgtgtaagttaccagactactaccttaacgCAATCTTTAATAGAAAACTTTTTCCAAGCATCAATTACTGCAAGAGTTTTATCCTTATCCAAAATGTACTTTATCCGTGTCCAAAATGTACTGGAATGTTCTTTTGATGTAGTAAGTTTTAAATGTTACGATAATTCCTTCGTCCAGTGGTTGGATTAGGCACGTGGTATTCGGTGGTAGGAACAAAACTTGTACATTTTCGTGTTCCAACTGAGAATGCCCGGGTGCATTGTCTACCAACAGAAGAACTTTAAATTCTAAgcctttttcattcatatatattCCAGTTTctggtacaaaatatttaatgaaccaTTCTGTGACAACTGTAGTTGCCACCCATACTTTTTTATTGGCCATCCAATTAACCGGCAATGTACCAAAATCGACACCTTTCATTGCTCGAGGCCCAAGTGCACGATTGATAAGCAGGGGCTTTAACATCCGATCTTCAGAAGCGttacagcaaaataaaaatgtgactcgatcttcttcaaaatttttttccaaaaaataccaGTTTCGTCGGCATTAAAAACCTGGTCTGGGTTGTATGCACCATCGgctattctttttttaagttttagtggAAATTCTTTGGCGGCTTTCTGATTTCTAGCAGCAATCTTGCCCATGATTTTTATGTTTGATCCTGTGCTTGCAGAAAATAAGTAGCTTTTCTCATGAGTTGATTATATGGATGTAGACGGTTGTTCGTCTTTTATCATTTTATAAAACCTAAGTTCCTGTTTAATATTGTTTCCGTCTAcgggaatttgtttttgtacattgtcctcaagccatattatgagtgttttttccatttttttttttggtggcatCTCTAGTGTATGATGAAGACTTAACAGACAGCTTCGTTCCAGAAATCACCGATTccctaattgaaatttaattttttttataattcttattgTGGCTTCATTTAAACCGAATATTTTGCCAAGAAATGTTGAGCCTTCTCCATTTCGAAGGCGatctaaaatttcaattttggttTCCAAAGAAATGGCTTTACgttttagttttgtatttgacattttcttttagggatacataaaatatttaacaaaattaaaaaatataaataactgaataaatataaaatattttttggcttaCCTTTTATCTTAAGGCGTTAAATTTAATGTAacgttggaaaaacaaatttaccaataaaaaatttctttaccaAACACGTCTGATTGCATtgataattcacaaaatattaacATATTTCAATTGCTCTAACCAGTAAATTTGCTTGTATGCAAAAAAGGGGAATCCCCTAAATTTgtgatatgtacatatttcgcaaaaattaaatttgacaaaaaaaatttaaacacaaaaaattttaaatcgtgctaaatggaataaaatcgtgtaaaaaattaaaaatattttattttcgaacCGTGCTATATCAAAACCGTGTAAAAAAGACCGCGTAAAAACAGGATTAGGTGTATaggatttaaatttttctccatACTTTTTCACGACCATCGGACCCACAAATACTACATTTGaattcatcagaaaatatgacgtTGTTCCAAATCGCTTGGTCACACCAttcatgatcttttgcgaatgCAATGCATTTTAGCCGATTGTCACTACTCACGAAAGGTTTCTTTCATTTACAGCATATGAAAGCGTGTGCCAttacgtaaatacatacatacatgaaaatattgtaatttgttaaaatttctgATTACGTATTAAAACTtattaactttaactttttccaaagaCAAAACTCGTGTATACTTATTTAAGTGACtagctgtatatgtatgtgcatataaatatgtacgagtTCTTCaatccgaaataattttttactgtaaaTTGGTTAGAACATATTATAGAAAGATGAGTGAGAAATAACTATTCAGTCGATAACTGTATTCCATTTCGACACTCACAATGCCATCGGTACAGCCGGTTATCCCCTGACAACTAAGAAGATGCTGAGATTATTCCACCTTATCCTCAAGACAAACGGCGCAGAAAGGTGTCGAAGCAATGCCGAAGGCATACCTCGCGTACAGTACCCAGTAAAAGAGCCTACAAAACTCGGACGCTGAGGCTTTGTTAAGTTTGGAAGCTCCCTCGAGGGCCTCTGATTCAAATGTAGTCAGATGGATATCAGGACCTTACAAATTAGTGTACatacttgcccagcgttcgaCGCAAAGCTTACCTCTCTAGTACCAGACCACAGACAGTCAAGAAGATGCCAATTCTCGAACTTCGGAAACAGCCTGGCGAGCCCGTCTAGTTAGCTTATCGGCAAGGCGTATTCCTGTAATTTCCATGTAACCAGATTCCCGGATATgcctaataaaaaaaaccaaaagcgaACGAAATACCGAATAAACATTCCTCCCCCCACCTAGTTTTAAGCGCAGACCACTAATTGGTGGCTGGTTTTCCGTGGCGCGATTTGAAATTTGATACCTTAAAATGCACTGttactttattgttgttttgtttggttttttacattctcattgaaatttgacatatatacatataatacatacatatgagcaaccaaattgcaaaaacaaaatacgtaCATGTAAATCTATTCTATACCACCTTCTAAatataaattcgccttgatatATATTTAATCTTTAGCCATAGAtacacgtatatacatacataccaaaaCCGATCATTATATTAaacagatgtacatatgtatgtatattaacttCACTGCAGTGGTCATGTGTTTGTTGCAATGGGATTTAATTTATCGTGATAATACGGATCATATTTCTGATCGTAATACTGTTCGAAAACGCTTACATCCGACACTTTTTGAGCtagaattttatatatgtttatacCAGCGATGGCATCACCAGCAGCATAGTTAATTTGTTCTTGTGTCAGATTATTCGCTCGCCAATTAGATTCAGACACATCCAAACACTTATCTAGAGGAACGCCTACCACCCTCTCATGCATAGCAGCCAAACTGCCCGGTTCTTCACCAGTAAGAACGGCAACAAAACGCAAATCTAATGTAGAAACAGTCGTTAGGTTCAAATTCCTTGAAAGCCGCCCAGCGTCTTCAAGTGCATCGACGCCAACTTTAACTACATGAGAATCATTCAGTAAGTCGCAAAGTGATGGTGGAAAAGTGTCCATTGCACACAAACGAATTACTGCGCAATATCTCTTGTGAGTGCACAACTGCAAAATATCTACTCCCTTCGATCGCCACTCCCACTCGCAGTCAAAGCCTAATACTGGATTTTCTTCGCAGTGCCTAAAAATGGATTAATGTATGCTTTAAACTTGACTTCATTAAAATGGATATACCCACTTTCGTAAAATCTTCACGGCGTCCTCACATTCCTTATAGTTGTTTATTACAAAGTTGTAGTGTGTGTGGTGCAGTTCTGTTGTTTGCTCGTTGGAGCCGCTCCTAAACCACCAATATAGGAGGCCAGCACCAACTCCGAACGCAACTGCTTCTAATGGATGCGGGTTTGGCATATTTAGAAATTAGTTTCCAAAtgataactttaaaaaataccGAAAATAGTTTATAAGATTTGTTATTAGAAGAAAAACTATTCGTCTCACTATGCTAAAAAGCTCGTTAGCAAATGAACGCCAATCTATAACTATATTACCAAGTTGCATTCCAGTTGTTATAGCACATTTAACGTGTGATTCCCCTATTGAGAAATTGaagtatatatgtgtgcatgatTCAACAATtagtaattattaataataattgaaccatgatatgtgtgcatacatacatacatacatacattcatatactcGTAAGTCATGACCGAAATCTATAAGCATGATTAGCATGATACAAAAAAGCTTTGAAACTTTTCGACGTAAactgtgttttttatttgtttgttacattttgattttgatgGTTGGTCAGCAGACCATATTGCCAGATTAGTCAAAAATAGTGCATGTCAAAGTAAGAAAGGTTCATATTACAATATTAGAAGAAAAATATAGATGAAGTTGAATGTGTGTAACAAAAGATGACATAATTttggctggaatttagaacaatgccgatcttggaatttctggcaaactataatgttttttttaatgaaacttggtggagatgttagtgaggtgttaaggaacactctttataactttaaattaatcgggaaataatcattttttaattatttacattcaaaatgcccttgggaacatcagtataatttgccacattacactctatattttttaacatttcactataaatcaccaaatatacactcacacgcgtgtttgtaccgatttttatgctaatattccaattatatctattaaaattaaatgcaaattcatttgcctatgcaatcacattccaattttaagcgcgaacaagaagaagattggaattacaagagtatggtgttgccggatgcctgcaaatgaaaacaaaaattaagtacttgagtttagtgttaatgatgggaatgggggttattgtgcctgcttactacatacacgcatatgacgttttaattttgggttcaatggttttaacacggaaaggagttttacgcaaaaatactgtggattgcgtagccggagttggactgatgagggttatttttttgaagtgcggccgaaggccgcccacgcgaaaaggagttctacgcaaaaatactgtggattgcgtagccggagttggactgatgagggttatttttttgaagcgcggccgaaggccgcccacgcgaaaagaagttctacgcaaaaatactgtggattgcgtagccggagttggactgatgagggttatttttttgaagtgcggccgaaggccgcccacgcgaaaaggagttctacgcaaaaatactgtggattgcgtagccggagttggactgatgagggttatttttttgaagtgcggccaaaggccgcccacgcgaaaaggagttctacgcaaaaatactgtggattgcgtagccggagttggactgatgagggttatttttttgaagtgcggccgaaggccgcccacgcgaaaaggagttctacgcaaaaatactgtggattgcgtagccggagttggactgatgagggttatttttttgaagcgcggccgaaggccgcccacgcgaaaagaagttctacgcaaaaatactgtggattgcgtagccggagttggactgatgagggttatttttttgaagtgcggccgaaggccgcccacgcgaaaaggagttctacgcaaaaatactgtggattgcgtagccggagttggactgatgagggttatttttttgaagtgcggccgaaggccgcccacgcgaaaaggagttctacgcaaaaatactgtggattgcgtagccggagttggactgatgagggttatttttttgaagtgcggccgaaggccgcccacgcgaaaaggagttctacgcaaaaatactgtggattgcgtagccggagttggactgatgagggttatttttttgaagtgcggccgaaggccgcccacgcgaaaaggagttctacgcaaaaatactgtggattgcgtagccggagttggactgatgagggttatttttttgaagtgcggccgaaggccgcccacgcgaaaaggagttctacgcaaaaatactgtggattgcgtagccggagttggactgatgagggttatttttttgaagtgcggccgaaggccgcccacgcgaaaaggagttctacgcaaaaatactgtggattgcgtagccggagttggactgatgagggttatttttttgaagtgcggccgaaggccgcccacgcgaaaaggagttctacgcaaaaatactgtggattgcgtagccggagttggactgatgagggttatttttttgaagtgcggccgaaggccgcccacgcgaaaaggagttctacgcaaaaatactgtggattgcgtagccggagttggactgatgagggttatttttttgaagtgcggccgaaggccgcccacgcgaaaaggagttctacgcaaaaatactgtggattgcgtagccggagttggactgatgagggttatttttttgaagtgcggccgaaggccgcccacgcgaaaaggagttctacgcaaaaatactgtggattgcgtagccggagttggactgatgagggttatttttttgaagtgcggccgaaggccgcccacgcgaaaaggagttctacgcaaaaatactgtggattgcgtagccggagttggactgatgagggttatttttttgaagtgcggccgaaggccgcccacgcgaaaaggagttctacgcaaaaatactgtggattgcgtagccggagttggactgatgagggttatttttttgaagtgcggccgaaggccgcccacgcgaaaaggagttctacgcaaaaatactgtggattgcgtagccggagttggactgatgagggttatttttttgaagtgcggccgaaggccgcccacgcgaaaaggagttctacgcaaaaatactgtggattgcgtagccggagttggactgatgagggttatttttttgaagtgcggccgaaggccgcccacgcgaaaaggagttctacgcaaaaatactgtggattgcgtagccggagttggactgatgagggttatttttttgaagtgcggccgaaggccgcccacgcgaaaaggagttctacgcaaaaatactgtggattgcgtagccggagttggactgatgagggttatttttttgaagtgcggccgaaggccgcccacgcgaaaaggagttctacgcaaaaatactgtggattgcgtagccggagttggactgatgagggttatttttttgaagtgcggccgaaggccgcccacgcgaaaaggagttctacgcaaaaatactgtggattgcgtagccggagttggactgttgagggttatttttatgaagcgcggccgaaggccgcctacgcgataaagagttccacgcaaaaatactgtgttaattaatttaatttaattttaattactttattattttttgtgatacgcttgatatcattgtttttaagtttaaatgagttgtatgtttttattttcaaattcatttctcaactttaaattacagcaaaaaatactgcagttttacaatgaaccttccactgaacatccctgcgtgcgaacttcgttttcatttcaggtgtatggcaacaccaacttttcgctaaattatagaactttaacattaaattacttaaaaactataagcctccgcaggttctgttttcagttgtaagatggggatacacccctctatcaccccctttttaccgttttttccaaagcgatcgGCATTATACTAAATTCTAGCCATAATTTTACATAGaggttatataatatttgaatgcATTATTCGGTTAATTTctagatttttttgttaaatatggtAATGTAAAGTATTAAATTAATAGAGTTCACAATTTGTATAGCTCTGTGAAGATAGCCTATAATTATTGGCTTAAATATCATCACTTAATATCGTTTGGCTTAACAAACTCTTTTAATTCGTAAAAGTGTGCCGAAATCTTAGTTAGCAAAGTTTCTTTAATGGAAATAAGCTTGGGGAAGATGGTAAATTTCAATCTGGTATTATTAAAGGAGCAAACCGAGCAACTCTCAACAATACAAAGCGAGAATGGTGGAGAAAGAGATTGCGTCTTCCGAATTTACCGTGCCGTATGAGTCGAACAATAAtggcatttggaggctttatatcaAATCACAAATCTCTAACGCTACGTACAGATACCAGAATTTTCCAtgctggccactcataatcaggtctcacggatttgggtaccaggacatgtaGGACACGAAGGAAATAAGAAAGCAGAtttgtatgccaaaaaaggggcagaagggctatttattggacccCTTGTTcggttttaacaaaaataataataggtctattaattagttcgtgcggttttacaacagatggcgtaacttgattattattccatcgatccacatttccaaacattcattggagagctactgtcgtaaggcacaaacgtcagtataagttttttatttgaagcgtaaacaacaatatttttaccacacttgaaaatgtcgaatttcgtgccaaataatgtgtttttgcggggaattcttcttcattattttaatatgaagaaaaaagcagccgaaagtcatcgtatcttggtggaagtttatggtgagcatgctctagctgagcgaacgtgccagaagtggtttgcatgctttaaaagtggtgattttggcttggaagacgaagaacgcgagggtgcgccgccaaagttcatggataccgaattggaggaattgctcgatcaagatccggctcaaacgcaagaagaggttgcaaaaactttgggagttgatcaatcaaccatttccaaacgtttaaaagccatgggaatgatccgaaaggtaggccattgggtgccgtatgaattgaagccaagagacgttgaacgccgttttatggcatgcgaacaactgcttcaacggcacaaaagaaagggttttttgcatcgaattgtgactggcgatgaaaagtgggtccattacgacaatccaaaatgtcgggcaacgtatggataccctggccatgcttcaacatcgacgtcggcgcagaatattcatggcctgaaggttatgctgtgtatctggtgggaccagctgggtgttgtgtattatgagctactgaaaccgaatgaaacgattacgggggatgtctaccgacgacaattgatgcgtttgagccgagcactgcgagaaaaacggccgcaatacgccgatagacacgacaaagttattttgcaacatgacaatgctcggccacatgttgcacaagtggtcaaaacatacttagaaacgctcaaatgggatgtcctaccccacccgccgtatagtccagaccttgcgccatccgattactatctcttccgatcgatgcaacatggcctggctgaccagcacttccgtaattacgatgaagtcaaaaaatggatcgattcgtggattgcggcaaaaccgaccgaatttttcacaaagggaatccgtgaattgccagaaagatgggaaaaagtagtagtaagcgatggacaatactttgaatattaaatttgtaaccattttacgtcaataaagttttaaatttcgaaaaaaaaccgcacgaacttattaatAGTCCTATTATAAGACAGGAAATCAAAAAATGGACCCAAACAAAAACACTGGAACACTGGGAACACTTAaccactccaaaaagttttcgaACTTCAATGCCagcagagcaaaatctgctctaaccctagataaaaagggcctcagattactcagTGGAGCACTTCTAGGTTACTTTGCCTGTAGTAAACGCTTTAACACAATAGGGCTATCTAAtacaagatcatgcaggttctgctgtgatgaaaaggagtccatggaacacttaatcaccaactgtgaggcattacgccacaggagacacagagtCCTGGACTCGAACCTACTAGAAGAGAAAGGCCTagaattgctccctcctaaggagctggttcgattccccGGTAtactaataattattattaagtaTTTAGATACACAGTAGATCAATCTCGTTGCAGTGCATGAAGTACTTAACCTAACCTGTACAATCATCACCATTACCATCGTATCTCTATCTATCTTAGGCTAGTATTGTCACTTGCGAAGCGAATGAAAATATAGGCGAATTTACAATCTTGGATTGTGAGATGCGAATTGCTAGCGAATTCGCCAAAAAATGGCGCACGAGTGTCGAAAATGAACTTTAGATGCAATTGGCGAAAAAACTACATTCGTTTCGCCATTACTGTCAAAATTTGGctactgtttatttttttgacattGAAAAAATAGAAAGGACGTAAGTACACTTTAAATTTATGTGCCGTGCGACTTctatttgtttcccaagttgaagttaccacttcgtggaaggagatttcagacgatagaggagatcaaagagaatgcgacgaatgagctgaaggccatcctttcgtcggcctacctggggtgcatggaggactgactgggttaaacgttggcacatgtatGTTGCCTCAGacaggtcatattttgaaggagataaaataaatttgcctgaaatttaactctgttttgttttatttaaacattcgcGGAACTTGCTGATCAAAGGGTATGTAGTATATTTAATAATTCCGAAaactatagaaaaaaattagaaaaatgtctAGATTTACTAGAAAAATGTACGAGCTAAAGCAGCAGGAACTAAAATTATTGGAAGTAAAAGAAGAAAGGTAGAACATTTACGAAAAAAGATGACACCAAGAAAAAATGGAAGTGAAGCAAAAGAAGCTAGAccccaaatacaaaatttgggcTTAGAATTAAGAAGCACagctaatgaaaatgaaatcaaaagtaCCTGAATATgtgaagtaatttaaaatttaatattttctaaagtgaaagaatttaatttgtatatatttgatcCTTCTATTCCTATATGGGACATAGAGCTTCAACAAATTCTTTTCAATGGTCCCAATATTGCGCCAGTAATTTAATTTCGTTCCATGCTTTATTCGtcttctccatctccatctctatcATCCTTCTCCATGTGtttaatttgtgatttttatttattttttatgaacctagaataatttttaattttatctgttttaaatgaaataaacaaacacAATGAAATAAGTTAAacgattttgaatttattcaatACTTCATACTTGGAGCATAAATCGTAATATGCGTTCCATCAACGCAGCCAATCACATTTGGCATTACTGATCTAgagaaatatttgtttcttaCGTGGCGCTTCTCTTGCTCGGTCATTTCTGTGCTTAACGAGTCGCTGCAAATTTCACTTTCCAAAATGGTTGGTACCTCCTTTAAAATAAGCGAAACTGTAAAATCGAAAATGTAATTCATTTTCCACAGTTTGTTGGTAACTGCCATGAGCAAATAATCTTAGCACACAACACAATTTTAGCATTGACGTTTTAACTGACGCCGGGCGGCAATGAAATTTatacttaattttgtttagcaCAAATATAAATGCGTCCTTACTTGGCCGAAAGATCGGTATGAATCtgcaaattcaaatatgtaagtacatataaaaaaaggtaatttgcttaaaaatattcatgcttcttCGAATTGATTATCTGCCCTAAATATTTACATTGCGGTCGGCAGATCCATAGTATTGGAGCAATTTCTTATGAAACGCCTCTGACGATGAAGGTTAACTCACGGCTCCACATTGTAACTATCCTCGAA
This genomic window contains:
- the LOC129241260 gene encoding exonuclease 3'-5' domain-containing protein 2-like, whose protein sequence is MPNPHPLEAVAFGVGAGLLYWWFRSGSNEQTTELHHTHYNFVINNYKECEDAVKILRKHCEENPVLGFDCEWEWRSKGVDILQLCTHKRYCAVIRLCAMDTFPPSLCDLLNDSHVVKVGVDALEDAGRLSRNLNLTTVSTLDLRFVAVLTGEEPGSLAAMHERVVGVPLDKCLDVSESNWRANNLTQEQINYAAGDAIAGINIYKILAQKVSDVSVFEQYYDQKYDPYYHDKLNPIATNT